In Corynebacterium aquatimens, one genomic interval encodes:
- a CDS encoding DUF5319 domain-containing protein, translating to MPRDPFADDPNDPASFIEDDEVVEPLSNEERSAVMHDLAQTREFKAVLGPRGISGIFFQCEDCEEMHYYDWDIMITNMVASLQGELPPVHEPSVQPNPDAYVPWDYALGYLDGLDAR from the coding sequence ATGCCACGCGATCCCTTCGCAGATGACCCCAACGATCCGGCGTCGTTCATTGAGGACGATGAGGTCGTGGAGCCGCTATCTAACGAAGAGCGCAGCGCAGTGATGCACGATCTCGCGCAGACTAGGGAATTCAAAGCCGTCCTCGGTCCACGCGGAATTTCTGGAATTTTCTTCCAGTGTGAGGACTGCGAGGAAATGCATTACTACGACTGGGACATCATGATCACCAACATGGTGGCCAGCCTCCAAGGCGAACTCCCACCGGTGCACGAGCCGAGCGTCCAGCCAAACCCGGACGCCTACGTTCCATGGGACTACGCCCTGGGCTACCTCGACGGGTTGGATGCCCGCTAA
- a CDS encoding GuaB3 family IMP dehydrogenase-related protein — MRDYVEIGIGREARRTYDLEDIAIVPSRRTRSSQDVDVSWHIDAYSFDIPICSHPTDALAGPEFAIEMGKQGGLGVINAEGLLGRHEDLDGAVEKIIEARNGDGNATKVLQELHAAPLNTDLLADRIAQVRDSGVTVALRVSPQRARELADVVVKAGAELLFIQGTLISAEHVQKGGEPLNLKEFIGSLDVPVIAGGVNGYTTALHLMRAGAAGVIVGSGEVDAVNPLGIGNGFATQIADAAAARRDYLDETEGRYVHVLADCPMYTGGDIACAIACGADAVVLGYTLASAAEAAGKGYYWQSAAAHPRFPRGFVSATDEWVGQENQRSLESILKGPSTSAFGDMNLVGGLRRAMAKCGYTDIKSFQKVDIAVAN, encoded by the coding sequence ATGCGTGACTACGTAGAAATTGGTATCGGGCGCGAAGCGCGTCGCACCTACGACTTGGAAGATATCGCGATTGTCCCGTCGCGGCGCACCCGTTCCTCCCAAGATGTGGACGTGAGCTGGCACATCGATGCCTACAGCTTTGACATCCCGATCTGCTCGCACCCTACTGACGCTCTAGCTGGCCCTGAGTTCGCTATTGAGATGGGCAAGCAAGGTGGACTCGGCGTGATCAACGCTGAAGGTCTTCTTGGGCGCCATGAAGACCTTGACGGCGCGGTGGAGAAGATCATAGAAGCCCGCAATGGGGACGGCAACGCCACAAAGGTGCTGCAAGAACTGCACGCTGCGCCGCTGAATACTGATCTGCTGGCCGATAGGATCGCGCAGGTGCGCGACTCCGGCGTCACCGTCGCCCTGCGCGTAAGCCCGCAGCGGGCACGCGAGCTTGCTGACGTGGTGGTCAAGGCCGGTGCGGAACTGCTGTTCATCCAAGGAACCCTGATTTCTGCTGAGCACGTGCAAAAGGGTGGGGAACCACTGAACCTCAAAGAGTTCATCGGCTCGCTGGATGTTCCGGTTATCGCCGGTGGTGTGAACGGCTACACCACTGCGCTGCACCTCATGCGCGCCGGTGCCGCTGGCGTTATCGTCGGCTCCGGTGAGGTTGATGCCGTCAACCCGCTGGGGATCGGAAATGGGTTTGCAACCCAGATCGCGGATGCTGCTGCAGCTCGCCGAGACTACCTGGATGAGACCGAAGGCCGTTACGTTCACGTTCTGGCAGACTGCCCGATGTACACCGGCGGTGACATTGCCTGCGCGATCGCGTGCGGTGCGGATGCAGTTGTTCTGGGGTACACGCTGGCGTCTGCCGCTGAAGCAGCAGGTAAGGGCTATTACTGGCAGTCGGCGGCAGCGCACCCCCGCTTCCCGCGGGGTTTCGTGTCTGCCACTGATGAGTGGGTGGGCCAGGAAAACCAACGCAGCCTGGAATCCATCCTCAAAGGCCCGTCCACCAGCGCCTTCGGTGACATGAACCTAGTAGGCGGTCTCCGTCGCGCGATGGCGAAGTGTGGGTACACCGACATCAAGAGCTTCCAGAAGGTGGACATCGCTGTCGCCAACTAG
- the guaB gene encoding IMP dehydrogenase: MDRTDQTNRVYTGGDDPNKVVLKGLTFDDVLLLPAESHIVPGEVDTSAQLTRNIRLGIPVVSAAMDTVTESRMAVAMARQGGMGVLHRNLSAEDQAEHVDIVKRSESGMVTDPVTASPDMTLADVDALCARFRISGLPVVDEAGVLVGIITNRDMRFEPDFDRKVAEVMTPMPLVVAQDGVDKHEALKLLSANKVEKLPIVDAAGKLTGLITVKDFVKTEQFPNASKDSEGRLLVGAGVGTGEDSYNRAGLLVEAGVDALVVDSAHAHNNRVLEMVARVKKDFGDRVDVIGGNLATREAAKAMAEAGADAIKVGIGPGSICTTRVVAGVGAPQITAILEASVAAREAGVPIIADGGMQHSGDVAKALAAGASTVMLGSMLAGTREAPGDIVVVGGKQYKRYRGMGSMGAMQGRGLTGEKRSFSKDRYFQADVTSEDKLVPEGIEGRVPYRGELDSITHQIVGGLRAAMGYTGSSTIEELQTKQFVQITSAGLRESHPHDITQTVEAPNYRG; the protein is encoded by the coding sequence ATGGATCGCACGGACCAGACAAATCGGGTGTACACCGGTGGCGATGACCCTAACAAGGTCGTACTGAAGGGCTTGACGTTCGATGACGTCTTGTTGCTCCCGGCGGAATCCCACATCGTTCCGGGTGAGGTGGACACGTCGGCGCAGCTGACGCGCAACATTCGTCTGGGCATCCCGGTCGTGTCCGCGGCGATGGACACGGTGACAGAATCCCGGATGGCTGTGGCCATGGCTCGTCAGGGCGGTATGGGTGTGCTGCACCGCAACCTCTCAGCTGAAGACCAGGCGGAGCACGTAGACATCGTGAAACGCTCTGAGTCCGGAATGGTGACGGACCCCGTTACGGCATCGCCAGATATGACTTTGGCTGACGTTGATGCGCTGTGCGCTCGCTTCCGTATCTCAGGCTTGCCGGTCGTGGACGAGGCTGGTGTTCTGGTGGGCATCATCACCAACCGCGATATGCGATTTGAACCGGACTTTGACCGAAAGGTCGCAGAGGTCATGACCCCGATGCCGCTGGTCGTCGCGCAAGATGGCGTCGATAAACACGAAGCCCTGAAGCTACTTAGTGCGAACAAGGTGGAAAAGCTGCCGATCGTGGATGCGGCCGGCAAGCTCACCGGCCTGATTACGGTGAAGGACTTTGTCAAGACCGAGCAGTTCCCCAATGCCTCGAAGGACTCCGAGGGGCGCTTGCTGGTGGGTGCCGGCGTGGGCACGGGCGAGGATTCCTACAACCGCGCTGGCCTGTTGGTTGAGGCCGGGGTTGACGCCCTGGTCGTGGACTCGGCGCACGCGCACAACAACCGCGTGCTGGAGATGGTTGCGCGGGTGAAGAAGGACTTCGGTGACCGCGTGGACGTGATCGGCGGAAACCTGGCTACGCGCGAGGCAGCAAAGGCGATGGCTGAGGCTGGCGCGGACGCGATCAAGGTGGGCATCGGCCCGGGCTCGATCTGCACCACGCGCGTGGTTGCCGGTGTTGGCGCGCCGCAGATCACTGCGATCCTGGAGGCGTCGGTGGCCGCACGCGAAGCGGGCGTGCCCATCATCGCGGACGGCGGCATGCAGCACTCCGGTGACGTGGCCAAGGCACTGGCTGCGGGTGCCTCCACGGTCATGCTCGGCTCCATGCTCGCCGGTACGCGCGAGGCGCCGGGCGACATCGTCGTCGTGGGCGGCAAGCAGTACAAGCGCTACCGCGGCATGGGTTCCATGGGCGCGATGCAGGGCCGGGGACTCACGGGAGAGAAGCGCAGCTTCTCCAAGGACCGCTACTTCCAGGCGGACGTGACCAGTGAGGACAAGCTGGTGCCGGAGGGTATCGAAGGTCGCGTGCCCTACCGCGGTGAGCTGGATTCCATCACCCACCAAATCGTCGGTGGCCTGCGCGCAGCAATGGGTTACACGGGCTCATCCACGATCGAAGAGCTGCAGACCAAGCAGTTTGTGCAGATCACCTCAGCTGGCCTGCGCGAATCGCACCCGCATGACATCACCCAGACCGTCGAGGCCCCGAACTACCGCGGGTAA